The proteins below are encoded in one region of Stigmatopora argus isolate UIUO_Sarg chromosome 2, RoL_Sarg_1.0, whole genome shotgun sequence:
- the lins1 gene encoding protein Lines homolog 1 — MSKMAASPGDGNPSSVSPVVVLAELYEYSVIGTPPNRRHAEEVARVLVGGVLAERETEVCCLALTLIGRTLAGSRLHRFHRDVAEHLLRHSDVLVARFGSEEQMISHLAAKSASSCVLYQLRQSGTLQPAWRRMCQQVLATSPAGPRLDACLWSLSRVLRRLLRDDSKELVQVLVTAFDASAKAAAARFLGDAHADADCDTLCLLFDLLELLATASTPDDGEGPESAYVRAGALLGAVAGAPRYFVRKRAALLLKRAALRSSGPADLARAALDAVAADWLPSVAVAPTAFFGGTVRARDGGRDATMLRALGLLVIKSVERHVAADDRGAARAAFCLSSLWHFLREKGVRPTSETDHHCAVLPLLFGEQDDDMAEAAKAALAIFLHFRERWQRDPCGAGCNPHCHFLFLLRGLSWDERLLLDFLISAETCFLEYLVRYLRYLRSDRGALAASCRRLDAERPPEDAWRRATGCLLRLRLLIARLQSKKLFPYKADSLLKLLTEATPPAETADEKAPVHYSEKQRSRFSTTVNGEKIKGGHVFPAEGASQCLQTHGQWPKKVTLQNEQKAIDTKPQMDEMNKK; from the exons ATGAGCAAGATGGCGGCGTCCCCCGGCGACGGCAACCCGTCCTCGGTCTCGCCGGTGGTCGTCCTGGCCGAGCTGTACGAGTACTCGGTGATAGGCACGCCACCCAACCGCCGCCACGCCGAGGAGGTGGCCCGCGTCTTGGTGGGCGGCGTGCTAGCCGAAAGGGAAACGGAGGTGTGTTGCTTGGCGCTGACGCTGATTGGCCGGACGCTAGCCGGCTCACGGCTCCACCGCTTCCACCGGGACGTCGCCGAGCACCTGCTTCGACACTCGGACGTCTTG GTGGCTCGCTTTGGCAGCGAGGAGCAAATGATCAGTCACTTGGCGGCCAAGAGCGCCTCCTCCTGTGTCCTCTACCAACTGCGCCAATCT GGCACGCTCCAACCCGCCTGGCGTCGGATGTGCCAGCAGGTCTTGGCGACCTCGCCCGCTGGACCCCGCCTGGACGCCTGCTTGTGGTCGCTGAGCCGCGTCCTCCGCCGACTTCTCAGGGACGACTCCAAAG AACTGGTCCAGGTACTCGTGACGGCATTTGACGCCAGCGcgaaggcggcggcggcccgcTTCCTGGGCGACGCCCACGCCGATGCCGACTGCGACACCCTCTGCCTCCTGTTCGACCTCTTGGAACTGTTGGCGACGGCGTCCACCCCCGACGATGGCGAGGGTCCCGAGTCGGCGTACGTCCGCGCCGGCGCCTTGCTGGGCGCCGTGGCCGGTGCGCCGCGCTACTTTGTCCGCAAGCGGGCGGCGCTGCTGCTGAAGCGGGCGGCGTTGCGCTCCTCCGGACCGGCGGACCTGGCGCGCGCCGCGCTGGACGCGGTGGCGGCCGATTGGCTGCCGAGCGTGGCCGTGGCTCCGACGGCCTTTTTCGGGGGGACCGTCCGTGCCCGTGACGGAGGGCGCGACGCCACCATGCTGCGTGCTCTCGGCCTGCTCGTCATCAAGAGCGTGGAGCGTCACGTCGCCGCCGACGACCGAG GCGCGGCCCGGGCGGCGTTCTGCCTGTCTTCCCTGTGGCATTTCCTGCGCGAGAAGGGCGTGCGTCCGACGTCGGAGACGGACCACCATTGCGCCGTCCTCCCGCTGCTCTTCGGCGAACAGGACGACGACATGGCGGAGGCGGCCAAAGCCGCGCTGGCCATCTTCCTCCATTTCCG AGAGCGCTGGCAACGGGACCCCTGCGGCGCCGGCTGCAACCCGcactgtcacttcctgttcctcctGCGCGGCCTCTCCTGGGACGAGCGCCTCCTGCTGGACTTCCTCATCTCGGCGGAAACCTGCTTCCTGGAGTACCTGGTGCGCTACCTGCGCTACCTGAGGAGCGACCGGGGGGCCCTGGCCGCCTCTTGCCGGCGACTGGACGCCGAGCGCCCCCCGGAGGACGCGTGGCGGAGGGCGACGGGCTGCCTCCTGAGGCTCCGCCTCCTGATCGCCAGGTTGCAAAGCAAGAAACTCTTCCCCTACAAGGCCGACTCGTTGCTCAAGCTGTTGACGGAAGCCACGCCGCCGGCGGAGACGGCCGACGAAAAGGCGCCGGTCCACTATTCGGAAAAGCAGCGCTCGCGCTTTTCCACAACtgtgaatggggaaaaaataaaaggcgGACATGTTTTTCCAGCGGAAGGAGCCAGCCAATGTCTCCAAACACACGGGCAGTGGCCTAAGAAAGTTACCctccaaaatgaacagaaagccATCGACACAAAGCCGCAAATGGacgaaatgaacaaaaagtga
- the selenos gene encoding selenoprotein S yields MDDVEIEDVDENGNVQGAEDGQPPNNWLLFLAAGDALSPYACYLLAALAALVASLVYLVARSRRRGGAPPSSGEDAEAVARRREALESSRRRMQLEQDAMAAVFREKRQKAQEEKRRQKIQDWDSMRLGNTLRGRSALGPPQSDDEDAGAANAVVRAKTADKKPLRRSEYNPLSGEGGGSCSWRPGRRGPTSGG; encoded by the exons ATGGACGACGTGGAGATTGAGGACGTGGACGAAAACGGGAACGTCCAGGGAGCGGAAGACGGCCAGCCGCCGAACAACTGGCTTCTCTTCCTCGCGG CCGGTGACGCTCTGTCGCCGTACGCCTGCTACCTGCTGGCGGCCCTGGCGGCGCTGGTGGCCTCGCTCGTCTACCTGGTCGCGAGGAGTAGGCGCCGGGGCGGCGCCCCGCCGTCCTCCGGAGAGGACGCCGAGGCGGTGGCGAGGAGGCGTGAGGCGCTGGAGTCATCCCGGCGGAGGATGCAGCTGGAGCAGGACGCCATGGCCGCCGTCTTCAGGGAGAAGCGGCAGAAGGCCCAGGAGGAGAAGAGGCGGCAGAAGATCCAGGACTGGGACAGCATGCGGCTGGGAAACACTTTGAGAGGCCGTTCGGCTTTGGGGCCGCCGCAG AGCGACGACGAGGACGCCGGCGCCGCCAACGCCGTGGTCAGAGCCAAGACGGCGGACAAGAAGCCGCTACGTCGCTCGG aGTACAACCCCCTGAGCGGCGAGGGAGGCGGCTCTTGTTCGTGGCGACCCGGAAGGCGGGGCCCCACTTCGGGCGGATGA